The stretch of DNA GACGGTCACGGCGGCATCTGCCGGGTTGACTGCGGGGAACAGTGTGCTTACCGTGCTGACCTCATCGAGCACGGCGACGCACAACCTGCCGGTCACGGTGAACGTGGGCTCGCAACTCCAGAGTATTGTGCTGTCCACGCCGGCCAGCCTGAGCGTGCCGCCCGGCGGCTCGGCGATCTTCGATGCCATCACCTACGGCGTCGGCGGCTACCAGGGGCCGGTGAACATCCAGGTCAGCGGACAGCCTGCGGGCGTGACCGCCACTCCGTCCAGCTTCACGGTCAATCTGTCGCCGGTGGGGATCGGCTCAGGAGAGGTGAAGTTGACGGGAGCATCGTCGCTGACGAACGGCACGGCCCCGTTCACCGTCACGGCGACCGTAGGGACGCAGACACAGCAGAATGACGTCGTCCTGACCACGGCACCGGCCAACGTGGTGGCGGCAACAGTCAACCCTGCGGCCCCCGGCACGGCGTTTCCGCCGTACTTCATCGGGTTCTCTTTGCCGCAGGTGACGCTTGAGGAACTTGCCGGCACGGGGGCGACTACCTACCCCAGTTTCATCAACCTGCTGGCAAACCTGCAGCAGTATGTGGGCTCGCCCAGCATACGGACCGGATTGCCGACTGGAACCGCGGCCGTACTGGGTCCGCTGACGAACGCGGCGACTTTTACGGCAAACGGTGTGACCACCAAGCCGAGCTACATCCTGGGGACCTCCGCGACGTACAACCCCGGCCAGGCTGCTTCGGAGCTCGCCCAGGCAATCGCGGCTGTGGGCAGCGCCCAGATAAAAGGGGTGGAGTTGGATAATGAGCCGGACCTGTACGTAAGGAACGGCTATCGGCCAACGAACTGGACATATACCGACTTTCTTACCGAGACGGCCGGCTACCAAGCGACGATGGCGCCGTACCTCACGCAGCCGCAACTGGTGGTGTCCGCGGAATCGGGACGCACCTGGGACCCTGGCATTCCCGCGTTGATGACGCAACTGTCGGGGCAGATTTCGATCTTTACGGCGCATCTGTATGCGCTCGAGGCCTGCGATACCACGCCGACCATCCCGCAGCTGATGGAGGATCTGTCCATAGCCCGGTACTTCTCGCGGTATGGCGCGCTGGTCAAGACCCTCAATCCAGTGCCGGTACGCGTGGGTGAGGTGAATACCGTCGCCTGTGGGGGCTTTGCTGGCGTGAGCGATACCATGGCGGCCGCGTTATGGGTGGTGGACATGGCGTTTGAGGCCAAGGCCGGAGGAGCGGCCGGGTTCAACCTTCACTCGAACGGCACAATCACGGGAGGCCCCCTGCCGTACGACATCGCCTACAGCAACAATGGCAGTCTGACCGTGCACGCGCCGTTCTACGGTGTGTTGTTTCTGGCGCAGGCGATTCAGAACGACGCAAGCCCACTTCCTGTGGCGATCACCCAGACCGCGGGCAACGTGAAGGTCTGGGCGACGATCGATGCCGCGGGAACCCTGCGCGTGGCCGTGCTCGAAAAGGATCTGGACGGGCCTGCTCAGTCGAAAACGGTGATGCTGGATCTGGGAACCTATGGCGAGCCTGGAACGCTGACCGCCTTGACGGCGCCGAGCCTGAGCGCAACCAGCGGGATCACGATCGGCGGCCAGACGTTTGACGGGACCAGCGATGGGCAACTTACAGGACCCGTGGTGTCTACACAGGTCACGCCCGTGAATGGGGTTTACACCATCACCGTGAACGACGGGACGGCGGCGATGCTGACGGTGGCGCGCTAACCGGGCATGGCGAAGCTAGAACGCGCTGACAGGTTGTAGGTGGACAAGTCGCACTTCCCCTGATTGATGAGGGTACCTCGTGATTAAATCGGGTCGCCTTTCGTTGCTCCCCTCGACGAGCTCGACTGTTGAGAACAGGCCGATGCATTCATCAACGTCTGCCCGCGGAAAAGGCATTACTTGCAACTTTGACCCGGCCAGCCCTCTCCATGCCGCAAGGCTGCGGCCCAGATAAACGAAGTTGCCGACAACACCGACTTTCAGGGACCATTGAAGATCTGCACGAGATCGCTCCTTATGCTTAGCTTTGATGAGCGACACACAAATGGGCAAGCCAACGATAATCATCGGCAGCGTTCTCTATTTGCTGCTCTGGATCCCAGCGTTCCTCCTGGCTTCCGCTGTTTCCTTCCTAGGAGGATACGTAAGTAGCGGCTTCGCTCCTGTGTTGGGATGGGCTCCTTTCCTTCTCGCGCTTCCAGCCATCCTGCTCGGGTTCAAATCTTTCCGGCTGAGTGCGGCTCTAAGTTTGCTTCTTATGATATTGGAGGTCAGTACGGAAAACTGGCCTCATTTCATCCTTACCGACTTGTGGGCCTCGGGTATAGACGCAGCATTCCTCGCGCTCACGGTGTTGGCAGTCTTAGTCGCCGTCCTGAGTCCATATCCTTCGATAAACATGTTCTTCCGCCAAATCCGAGAAAGCTAGATCAAGAAGCCGCCCATCGCAGGGATCAGTTCATGCAAAACGACGGTGTCGGCAACCACGGGCTATTTAGCCCGTTCCGGCCGTCGTCGCTGGCCTCCAGGAGCCGAGATTGCCGCAAACACCGACTTTTCGGGAGTTTCACCTCGATGACCGGAGTCAACGTGGGTGAATGTAGGAAGATTCAATTCATTTCAGACCCAAGGATCAGCCCGGTCATTATTGTTCCTCTTCGGAGGGATAGTCTGGGGTTGCTACCCTCTGAGAAACTAGCAAGATGGTCAGACTCGATTGCTCCAGAGCATCAGGAACTGGCGCGCGGTGCGCATTTGCGCTGTCAGGTTTGGAACGTCCGTGGCTGCTTGCCGTGCTCGTCT from Granulicella tundricola MP5ACTX9 encodes:
- a CDS encoding glycosyl hydrolase family protein; the encoded protein is MFLFGCSGGGTGSPAAPSLKAPTSNVAGPYTGLAGTAVSFNGSASSDPQGQALSFSWSFGDGTIGTGASPTHAYAMAGTYTISLVVTDTSGLASLAAMTTASITPVADFSLNASPQSLSLAGGTSTTLNVTAEALNGFSGPVTVTVSGLPAGVTQTSTSYILTPGVPLMVQLRANTAVASAIMPFTVTATSGSLTHTEQVTLTTGTSADYSIISSTPALSIVPGSTQIMTVTATAVNGFNGAVMGSLSGLPAGVSASPASFALPLGTAVPVTVTAASAGLTAGNSVLTVLTSSSTATHNLPVTVNVGSQLQSIVLSTPASLSVPPGGSAIFDAITYGVGGYQGPVNIQVSGQPAGVTATPSSFTVNLSPVGIGSGEVKLTGASSLTNGTAPFTVTATVGTQTQQNDVVLTTAPANVVAATVNPAAPGTAFPPYFIGFSLPQVTLEELAGTGATTYPSFINLLANLQQYVGSPSIRTGLPTGTAAVLGPLTNAATFTANGVTTKPSYILGTSATYNPGQAASELAQAIAAVGSAQIKGVELDNEPDLYVRNGYRPTNWTYTDFLTETAGYQATMAPYLTQPQLVVSAESGRTWDPGIPALMTQLSGQISIFTAHLYALEACDTTPTIPQLMEDLSIARYFSRYGALVKTLNPVPVRVGEVNTVACGGFAGVSDTMAAALWVVDMAFEAKAGGAAGFNLHSNGTITGGPLPYDIAYSNNGSLTVHAPFYGVLFLAQAIQNDASPLPVAITQTAGNVKVWATIDAAGTLRVAVLEKDLDGPAQSKTVMLDLGTYGEPGTLTALTAPSLSATSGITIGGQTFDGTSDGQLTGPVVSTQVTPVNGVYTITVNDGTAAMLTVAR